A stretch of the Phyllopteryx taeniolatus isolate TA_2022b chromosome 5, UOR_Ptae_1.2, whole genome shotgun sequence genome encodes the following:
- the LOC133477719 gene encoding galanin receptor 2a, whose amino-acid sequence MWIKSDKSPLKVETWLKARVGLGANLLVFSLFAKHKSLRKNCLDVLLLSMSLADFLTLLLLPFTVHSAVSHSWPLGDVSCKVYQFLLAFSLAASAYSLCAVSVARAMIVTNPYRLPAVDLVVLMSVLVWALSFLISLPLRIFATKESLSPSPVSFTFCLPTIQEHHYQVVLSQFVLFYLIPMLVIAFNYVRLALFLHKSAVMSSSGARNTRRASVMVFLAAATFSACWLPGYVLELCVYLGLYRHGRAWELFYFICAVLQYLHPYVNPVLYVLLSKRYRHRRAARLFGRHRNRVRPTVFRPH is encoded by the exons ATGTGGATTAAGTCGGATAAGTCACCGTTGAAGGTCGAG ACTTGGTTGAAAGCAAGGGTCGGGCTGGGCGCCAACCTGCTGGTCTTCTCCTTGTTCGCCAAGCACAAATCGCTGCGTAAGAATTGTCTGGACGTCCTGCTCCTCAGCATGTCGCTGGCCGACTTCCTCACCCTGCTGCTCCTCCCCTTCACCGTGCACTCGGCCGTCAGCCACTCGTGGCCGCTGGGCGACGTTTCCTGCAAGGTCTACCAGTTCCTGTTGGCCTTCAGCCTGGCGGCCAGCGCCTACTCGCTGTGCGCCGTATCGGTGGCTCGCGCCATGATCGTCACCAACCCCTACCGGCTTCCGGCCGTCGATCTGGTCGTGCTGATGTCCGTGCTGGTCTGGGCCCTGAGCTTCCTCATCAGTCTGCCTCTGCGGATATTCGCCACCAAGGAGAGCCTGAGCCCCAGCCCGGTCAGCTTCACCTTCTGCCTGCCCACCATCCAGGAGCATCACTACCAAGTGGTGCTGAGCCAGTTTGTGCTCTTCTATTTGATCCCCATGCTGGTCATCGCCTTCAACTACGTCCGCCTGGCTCTGTTTCTCCACAAAAGTGCGGTCATGTCGTCGTCTGGCGCCAGGAACACGCGGCGGGCCTCCGTGATGGTGTTTTTGGCCGCCGCAACCTTCTCGGCGTGTTGGCTGCCGGGCTACGTCCTGGAGCTGTGCGTTTACCTGGGCCTCTACCGCCACGGACGGGCCTGGGAGCTCTTCTACTTCATCTGCGCCGTGCTGCAGTACTTGCACCCGTACGTCAACCCCGTGCTCTACGTGCTGCTGTCCAAGCGATACCGCCACAGAAGGGCGGCCCGGCTCTTCGGTCGTCACCGCAACAGAGTGCGGCCGACAGTTTTTAGACCTCACTAG
- the LOC133478757 gene encoding parathyroid hormone-related protein-like → MCSVVLLHQWSLAVFLLCSPVTPYGRPVDALSSRMRRSVSHAQLMHDKGRSMQEMKRRLWLQELLEEVHTADERAPPAHGGTPDFSGNDLRQKPPEATKNMPHRFGSDREGPVLPQETDKALAYKDQPLKVATKRKKKARLGRRREGDKKRRRTRSARTRD, encoded by the exons ATGTGCTCTGTAGTGCTACTTCATCAGTGGAGTCTGGCGGTGTTCTTGTTGTGTTCTCCAGTGACACCTTACGGGAGGCCAGTGGACGCACTTAGTAGCAGAAT GCGGCGGTCGGTGAGCCACGCCCAGCTGATGCACGACAAAGGCCGCAGCATGCAGGAGATGAAGCGTCGCCTGTGGCTGCAGGAGCTCCTGGAGGAGGTGCACACGGCCGACGAGCGGGCGCCGCCCGCGCACGGCGGGACGCCCGACTTCAGCGGAAACGACCTCCGCCAGAAGCCCCCGGAGGCCACCAAGAACATGCCCCACAGGTTCGGATCGGACCGTGAGGGCCCCGTCCTGCCGCAGGAGACCGACAAGGCGCTGGCCTACAAGGACCAGCCCCTCAAGGTGGCCaccaagaggaaaaaaaaggccagGCTGGGCCGGCGCAGGGAGGGCGACAAGAAGCGGAGGAGGACCCGCTCCGCCCGAACTCGAGACTGA